DNA sequence from the Leptolyngbya subtilissima AS-A7 genome:
ATACTTCTCGAAACTGACGGGCAACCACCGGATCTTTGAGGTGTTCAGCAAAGTCTTTGAGCCAAAAGACGGCCTTGAAGCTCATGTCTTGAATGTGGCGCAGCATGTCGAGGGGTTCATTGGTTTTGGGCAGGGCCTGGCCACGCTTGCTACCGGGGGGAACATACTCATTTTGCCAGCGATGGTCGGGGCTGTCGGGCGATTGCATCAATCCCTGGGCAACACTCCACTCGAATACGGCCATCTGCATGTCAGCACAGGCGGCCCTGATCAGCCCCTGTACCCGTTCTTCTTCCACCGTGTCGATTACTATGACCGGGTGAAAAGAGGTCACCAGGTTTTGAAAGTGCTTGACACTGGTTTTAAAAGACATGACTGCCTAAAGTAACGCTAGGGCTAAGGTGCCCGCTTCTGCCCACAGTTGCTGCACAGCGGATTTTGGAGGCTGAGGCGATTCGCGCAGCAATCCCTTCAGGAATCGCCCTAGTCGAGCGCATCTATGCCCTGGCAAGCGTAGCGAATGCGCAGCTTCAGCCCCAGGGTGATTTGTTTCATCACCCAGTAAAGGCTGGCCAAAATAACAAATGTGACGAAGATAACGGCCGCTGGTTGCTTTGAGGTCAGGGCATCGAGGGTATAGGCGATGACGCCAGTGGGGTCAGTGACCAGATCCCAGCTGTTAAAGCGCAGAAATCGGCCTAGGTAGATGCCCACCGCGCTGAGCGCGTGAATGGTTAGCTCGAGGGGCAAGATCATTGCTTTGGCCCCGTGCTGCTTGAGATAGGCAGCCAGGTTGAGAATCGAGACGACGTAGGCTTCGAACCCCAGCAAAATGGCGGCTGCGTGCAGGGGAATGAACACCAGAGCCACAACCAAAATGCGAATCTGGCCCGAGCTGGTGCCTCGAATCAAATGAATAATATCGGTGAGGACATAAGGAGCATTGGGTAGAAAGATCAAGAACACCACCAGCCCCACCCACCACAGCCAGCCCTTGGGATCTTGCTTGGTCTTAAAAATTTTCAGACTGAGGAGACCGGCAAAGGCCGTAACCGCCAGTAGCCACAGCAGCTCAAACCAGGAGAACGGACTGGAGTTGTCTTGGCGTAGGTTGTAGAGTCCTTGCACAGCACGAGGGATGCGAGGCCCCAGCCCTAGCACGCCAATTATCCCCACCAGTACACAGGCCGCCAAAAACCATCGGTTGGACAGACTCTGGCGGCGAAACAAACTAAAGCTCAGCAGCAGCGGAATCGCCGCCAAAAACAAGTTCCATAAAATCCAGCCACTGTAGACGTTATCAAAGGCGCTGATAATGTTGGGCAGGAGCCATCTCATTGGGTCTCAACTCCTAAGGCAGATTTGGCTTAACCCAATTTAATCGCTAGCGAGTCAAGTGTCTGCTCTTGTGGAGGGGGATGCGATCGCATCCCCTCCACTAGAGCAGCGCCTATTCTGAAGGCGACCGCCCGCGCTATAACAAGTAGAGTCTTCAACCCCGCATCTCCATGCCAGATCACACCCAACGTCAGGGCAACACCTCCGAGCACATGCTGGGTGACCAGGCCTACACCGCTTCAGCCCAGTGGCAAACCCTCTACGAACACGACAAGCCCGTGGCGGAGCTGTTCCACGTGGCCTACACCGTTGCCGACCAAGACCTGGCTCAGCGGCCCATTACCTTTGTGTTTAACGGCGGACCAGGGGCGGCATCGGCCTACCTGCATGTGGGGGCGCTAGGTCCGCGACGGGTGGTGTTTAACTCCGACGGCAGCCTGCCGCGTCCGCCGGTAGAGGTGGCCGACAACAGCGAAAGCTGGCTGAGCTTCACCGACTTAGTCTTTATTGACCCCGTGGGCACGGGCTTCAGCCGGGTTTTGCCCAAGGACGATACTAAAGGTGAGAAATCCGACGACAAGCCCGACGACAAAGGGGAGGGTAAACCCGACGAAAAGGCCAAAAAATTCTGGACGGTCGATCGCGATCTCAACGCCCTGGGCGAGTTTATTCAGGGCTATCTCTCGGCTCACCACCGCTGGCTGTCGCCGGTATTTATTGCCGGAGAGAGCTACGGTGGCTTTCGAGTGGCAAAGCTTTGTCGCAAGCTTCAGCAAGACTATGGCGTTGGCCTATGCGGGGCGATTCTGATTTCGCCGGTGATGGAGTTTATGCTGCTGGAGGGCAACGACTACAGCCTTAGCGGCTGGGCGACGGTGATTCCTTCGATGGCGGCTACGGCGGTGTATCATGGGCAGGTTGACACCACTGATAGCCCGGCTGCCCACGGAGCCAAGGCCGCCGACTTTGCCCGCAAGTCCCTTATTCCTTTGCTGGCCCTAGGCAGTACTGCCTCTGGCGAAGACCAACAGCGGGTGTTTGGTCAGCTAGCTCATCTGATTGGCCTGCCGCCGGAGGTGGTGCAGCGCCACCGAGGCCGCGTCGACATTGTGATATTTGCCCGCGAGCTGCTGCGCCATCAGCAGCGCATTTTGGGTCTCTATGATGGCTCAGTCACCGCGATCGACCCCTTCCCCGATCGCCTGATGCATGAGGGAACTGACCCCACCCTAGAGGGTATCGATCGCCTGTTTACCGGAGCTATCAACAGCCACCTGCGCTCGACGTTGGGTGTGAACACCACTCTGACCTACAACTTGCTCAGCTTTGAGGTGTTCAAAGCCTGGGAGTTTTTGCCTGAGAGCGAGTACCGCCAGGGCTTTGTCGGCTCGGTGGATGACCTGCGGGTGGGCATGGCCCTCAACCCCTACCTCCAGGTCTACATTACCCACGGCATTTACGATCTGGTGACGCCCTACTTCTCGTCAGAGCACTTGAGGGATTTGATGAATCTCAATCCGGAGCTCCAGCCAAACCTCACCCTGCGGCATTTTCAGGGAGGCCACATGTTCTATACCTGGGATGAGTCGCGGCAGCTCTGGTTTGAGGACATGCAGCGGTTCTACCACCAGGCGTCGGGTAAGTAGTGGCAAAAAAAACCGACAGTCCCTTGCGGGCTTGCCGGTTGGTTGTGTGTTCCCTGTAGATGACTCGGCTAAAGTTGAGTCAATTTCAGTATCCCTGGAAGGTTCCTGAAAACCTAGCGGATTTATCACGGCCAAAGGTGAGTTTGATCACAAAGTTCCGTATTTTGGCGGATGCCACGCAAAGGACTAGGGGGTCAGCGATAAAGGCACCTCTCAGGTAAAGACTCCTCACAACAGGATTGCGCCGCATCGGCTTTAGGGCAAAAATAGGGGCACATAGGGCTTCGTGCCCAGAATACCAGGGAAAATCGCCATGACCGAGTCATCTATGGGCACCGCAGAGGCGCTGGCCAGCATTGCGCTAGTGGCGATCGCCGCCGACGGCTATTTGGCCGACCAGGAGGGTCAGGATATGACCATGCTGCTGTCGCGCATGGCGTTGTTTAGCAGCTACTCCAAAGATGCCGTGCATCACCTGTTTGATCTGTTGCTGACGCGCCTCAAGACTGAGGGGCCGGGGGCAATGGTTGACCAGGCCAAGGCCGTTTTGCCCCAAGATTTACGGGAGACGGCTTTTGCGGTTGCCACCGATCTGGTGTTGTCTGACCGCACCGTTACCCCTCAGGAGCAAGCATTCTTAGAAGACCTGTACCGAATTTTAGAGATTCCCAGCCCACTAGCCCAGCAGATTGTGCAGGTGATGACGATCAAGAATCGGGGCTAGATGTGGCTGATCAAGATGGCGGGTGGCGATCGCTCCAGATAGATTTCTGGGGCTATTCTCAGGCACTTTGCCTCAGCTGGCTCCGTTGATGGGTGCCCCTGTAAGTCAGGTATAGTGAGGCTTTACAGCTGCCAGGAGGCCGGGACATGAATACAAGCAGCAACGTGGTCAAGATTTTATCGGCGGAGGAAATGCGCCGCACGCTAAACCGGCTGGCGTCGGAGGTGGTGGAGCGGGGCGGAGATCTGAGCCGTCTGGTGCTGC
Encoded proteins:
- a CDS encoding DUF1361 domain-containing protein, producing MRWLLPNIISAFDNVYSGWILWNLFLAAIPLLLSFSLFRRQSLSNRWFLAACVLVGIIGVLGLGPRIPRAVQGLYNLRQDNSSPFSWFELLWLLAVTAFAGLLSLKIFKTKQDPKGWLWWVGLVVFLIFLPNAPYVLTDIIHLIRGTSSGQIRILVVALVFIPLHAAAILLGFEAYVVSILNLAAYLKQHGAKAMILPLELTIHALSAVGIYLGRFLRFNSWDLVTDPTGVIAYTLDALTSKQPAAVIFVTFVILASLYWVMKQITLGLKLRIRYACQGIDALD
- a CDS encoding S10 family peptidase, which encodes MPDHTQRQGNTSEHMLGDQAYTASAQWQTLYEHDKPVAELFHVAYTVADQDLAQRPITFVFNGGPGAASAYLHVGALGPRRVVFNSDGSLPRPPVEVADNSESWLSFTDLVFIDPVGTGFSRVLPKDDTKGEKSDDKPDDKGEGKPDEKAKKFWTVDRDLNALGEFIQGYLSAHHRWLSPVFIAGESYGGFRVAKLCRKLQQDYGVGLCGAILISPVMEFMLLEGNDYSLSGWATVIPSMAATAVYHGQVDTTDSPAAHGAKAADFARKSLIPLLALGSTASGEDQQRVFGQLAHLIGLPPEVVQRHRGRVDIVIFARELLRHQQRILGLYDGSVTAIDPFPDRLMHEGTDPTLEGIDRLFTGAINSHLRSTLGVNTTLTYNLLSFEVFKAWEFLPESEYRQGFVGSVDDLRVGMALNPYLQVYITHGIYDLVTPYFSSEHLRDLMNLNPELQPNLTLRHFQGGHMFYTWDESRQLWFEDMQRFYHQASGK
- a CDS encoding tellurite resistance TerB family protein; the protein is MTESSMGTAEALASIALVAIAADGYLADQEGQDMTMLLSRMALFSSYSKDAVHHLFDLLLTRLKTEGPGAMVDQAKAVLPQDLRETAFAVATDLVLSDRTVTPQEQAFLEDLYRILEIPSPLAQQIVQVMTIKNRG